The Armatimonadota bacterium genome includes a region encoding these proteins:
- the qatC gene encoding Qat anti-phage system QueC-like protein QatC yields the protein MRFDVSVGTTALREFAKVTLARGATGDAATLYIDYAPVRQVCPTPQPVVLDFLLLAATIYAADKIGDRRLTEDAWTREFVVRVPVSDPDLWTSQANALEAAIGFLTGDVWTFEFYRLETRLPMPRSGRVRRFPRLRGDAACLFSGGLDSLVGAIDWLEAYPEKQLVLVGHHDPAIPGPKGDQDKVWRCLNRRYPNRTRLFQMGVGQQPEGSDTNFRSRSIVFLAMGVLAAKAIGTRHPLLIPENGTISINVPLTPSRRGSCSTRTTHPYFLRGLEATLAALGIYVAIANPLAMKTKGECVRECLNQGALAECLPASVSCAKRGHTSNWVRNMSGTGPDARKLEHCGRCMPCIFRRAALHAAGMDNALYGTDICAGELDIVDAELSASDFMACLSFLRQDYSRDDLVAKIISNGPVPSDRAGAHAATVWRAMEELRHLLRDKAIAPIREAAGL from the coding sequence ATGAGATTCGACGTATCGGTCGGCACAACGGCACTTAGGGAGTTTGCGAAGGTCACGCTGGCGCGGGGAGCGACGGGCGATGCCGCAACCCTTTACATCGATTACGCCCCTGTACGCCAGGTCTGCCCCACACCTCAACCCGTCGTCCTCGACTTCCTGCTTCTGGCGGCGACGATATACGCGGCCGACAAGATCGGTGACAGGAGGCTTACCGAGGACGCCTGGACACGCGAGTTCGTGGTGAGGGTGCCGGTATCCGATCCAGACTTGTGGACCTCTCAGGCGAACGCGCTCGAAGCGGCGATCGGCTTCCTCACCGGCGACGTCTGGACGTTTGAGTTCTACAGACTGGAAACCCGCCTTCCCATGCCGAGGTCCGGCCGCGTTCGCCGATTCCCGCGCCTCCGAGGAGATGCCGCCTGCCTGTTCTCGGGTGGACTCGATTCACTCGTGGGGGCTATCGACTGGCTGGAGGCGTATCCGGAAAAGCAGCTTGTTCTGGTGGGACACCACGACCCGGCGATTCCCGGCCCCAAGGGGGACCAGGACAAGGTGTGGCGCTGTCTCAACCGCCGGTATCCGAATCGGACCCGCCTCTTCCAGATGGGCGTGGGCCAGCAGCCCGAGGGATCTGACACCAACTTCCGGAGCCGGTCCATAGTGTTCCTCGCGATGGGAGTACTTGCCGCGAAAGCCATTGGGACTCGGCATCCGCTCCTGATACCCGAAAACGGCACGATCTCCATCAACGTCCCGCTCACCCCGTCGCGCCGCGGCTCCTGCAGCACCCGTACCACGCACCCTTACTTCCTGCGGGGACTGGAGGCCACCCTCGCTGCACTCGGGATCTACGTCGCCATTGCGAATCCTCTCGCGATGAAGACGAAGGGCGAATGCGTTCGGGAGTGCCTGAATCAGGGGGCGCTCGCGGAGTGCCTCCCCGCTTCCGTGTCGTGCGCAAAGCGCGGTCACACCAGCAACTGGGTGCGCAACATGTCTGGGACGGGGCCCGATGCGCGCAAGCTGGAGCACTGTGGCCGGTGCATGCCGTGCATTTTCCGCCGCGCCGCGCTCCACGCGGCAGGCATGGACAACGCCTTGTACGGAACGGACATCTGTGCCGGCGAACTGGACATAGTAGACGCCGAATTGTCCGCCAGCGACTTCATGGCGTGCCTCTCGTTCCTGCGCCAGGATTACTCGCGCGACGATCTCGTGGCGAAGATCATCTCGAACGGTCCGGTACCATCTGATCGCGCAGGCGCGCACGCCGCCACGGTTTGGCGAGCGATGGAAGAGCTCAGGCACTTGCTGCGAGACAAAGCGATTGCGCCGATCCGAGAAGCCGCA
- a CDS encoding P-loop NTPase fold protein, translated as MWSDNETDNDLLGFQVHADLLRSLVTDASMLPVTIGLFGDWGSGKSSIMRMLQRDLDPENQPEGEQRARLEKVAVLYFNGWTFEGYDDAKAALLSTILIGLGDHKRLGPKVRDRAVRLLKSVNWMRLIRLGVKDVGLPLLAAYASGGTSIVPHAAKVLTGLLGKGEDDAGKPAADGAAEASDEGRWEGLLRQAPDDPGPTSVRAFRDEFQALLKDCDIDSLVVLIDDLDRCSPERILDNLEAIKLFVNVERTAFVIGADPRIVRHAISIRYPQQDFPGADGQRTAERIVQDYLEKLIQVPYNLPRLSPAEVESYMTLLFCARDLDSESCGRVYEAARNRKGRERYAKYGHSHVQAALGADVPAGLASSLAFVNASAALVTEGLKGNPRQVKRFLNALVIRKCLAGIAELEDIRDDVLVKLQVLEYTEPDRFEELRSWQDASEGFPKRLPEYEGGTFEKGSSWAEGFPMKWLQMEPKLAGIDLRDYFWVARDRLADTFAGADLMPQVVRRALLDIVVDSPSRQKTAVQLATQMEEGERKQFLRTLGNTLVAKPRDAGVFSGFRLLIEAETPGAAEALLAALKECPNDSIPANVGLDLRTLAKTKPSATIFNAYLGQLAKSDTIAGTAMKPKASRAKGGT; from the coding sequence ACGCATCAATGCTCCCCGTCACAATAGGTCTCTTCGGGGACTGGGGCAGTGGCAAGAGCTCGATCATGCGGATGCTCCAGCGGGATCTCGACCCCGAGAACCAGCCGGAGGGAGAGCAGCGAGCCCGCCTGGAGAAGGTGGCGGTCCTATACTTCAACGGCTGGACGTTCGAAGGCTACGACGACGCCAAGGCAGCCCTGCTCAGCACGATCCTCATTGGCCTGGGCGACCACAAGCGTCTCGGGCCGAAGGTGCGAGACCGGGCGGTCCGCCTTTTGAAGTCGGTAAACTGGATGCGCCTTATCCGGCTCGGGGTCAAGGACGTGGGATTGCCCCTGCTGGCGGCGTATGCCAGCGGCGGCACCAGCATCGTCCCGCACGCTGCCAAGGTCCTCACCGGCCTTCTGGGCAAGGGTGAAGACGACGCTGGAAAACCCGCGGCAGACGGAGCGGCGGAAGCAAGCGACGAGGGCCGCTGGGAAGGACTGCTCCGGCAGGCGCCCGACGATCCTGGACCGACGAGCGTGCGGGCGTTCCGCGACGAATTCCAGGCTCTTCTGAAGGACTGCGACATCGACAGCCTGGTCGTGCTGATCGACGACCTGGACCGGTGCTCGCCCGAAAGGATTCTGGATAACCTCGAGGCGATCAAGCTGTTCGTGAATGTTGAGCGCACGGCCTTCGTGATTGGTGCCGATCCGAGGATAGTGAGGCACGCGATCAGCATAAGATACCCCCAGCAGGATTTTCCGGGCGCCGATGGGCAGCGAACCGCGGAGCGCATCGTGCAGGACTACCTTGAGAAACTCATCCAGGTGCCGTACAACCTGCCCCGCCTGTCGCCGGCCGAGGTTGAGTCGTACATGACCCTCCTGTTCTGTGCCCGCGACCTCGATAGCGAATCATGTGGCCGGGTCTATGAGGCCGCCCGCAACCGGAAGGGAAGGGAGCGCTACGCCAAGTATGGGCACTCGCACGTTCAGGCTGCGCTTGGGGCCGACGTGCCCGCCGGACTCGCGTCCAGCCTCGCCTTCGTGAACGCTTCCGCGGCGCTCGTGACGGAGGGCCTGAAAGGGAACCCTCGTCAGGTGAAGCGGTTCCTGAATGCTCTCGTGATACGGAAGTGCCTTGCCGGCATCGCCGAACTCGAGGATATCCGCGACGACGTGCTGGTGAAGCTTCAGGTCCTGGAATACACGGAACCGGACAGGTTCGAGGAACTGAGATCCTGGCAGGATGCATCTGAAGGCTTTCCAAAACGGCTCCCCGAATACGAGGGCGGCACGTTCGAGAAGGGATCAAGTTGGGCGGAGGGCTTTCCGATGAAGTGGCTCCAGATGGAGCCAAAGCTCGCCGGGATCGACCTGCGTGACTACTTCTGGGTAGCGAGGGACCGACTAGCCGACACCTTTGCGGGGGCGGACCTGATGCCCCAAGTTGTCAGACGGGCGCTCCTGGACATCGTGGTCGATAGCCCGAGCCGTCAGAAGACTGCGGTCCAACTCGCGACGCAGATGGAGGAGGGTGAGCGCAAGCAGTTCCTGCGGACGCTGGGCAACACCCTCGTGGCGAAGCCCCGGGACGCTGGCGTGTTCTCCGGCTTCCGCCTCCTCATAGAGGCCGAAACGCCAGGCGCCGCCGAAGCACTCCTCGCCGCCCTGAAGGAGTGCCCGAACGACTCGATTCCGGCCAACGTCGGGCTGGATCTCAGAACGCTGGCCAAGACCAAACCGTCGGCCACAATCTTCAACGCCTACCTGGGTCAACTTGCGAAGAGCGACACCATCGCCGGAACCGCCATGAAGCCCAAGGCGAGCCGGGCGAAAGGCGGTACGTAA